The proteins below are encoded in one region of Lactuca sativa cultivar Salinas chromosome 3, Lsat_Salinas_v11, whole genome shotgun sequence:
- the LOC111904583 gene encoding zinc finger protein JAGGED isoform X1, producing MYVSYTHTTILTPSFLFVFLLSFFFFFTSPIYSSLSLSLSLSLSLCLSFSLNSHFYMVFRSNPLDLNNLPEDNIARDQDKQPLDDSSPSAGSYRKKKNGAKDESRKVYECRFCSLKFCKSQALGGHMNRHRQERETETLNRARQLVFGNDNLYQRGSQSTVHGGYHHQGSSCNMGSAHYPTRLFSGASTAVLPPVPPQQHLYTSPPSRLSNYSSQHSKSQSGNKDYFLGHVCSNNPQFIFQNLSYIATPPPDGTNNYTCIGAPVGEAFTITGGSGGGDMSASPINRYHKDGF from the exons ATGTATGTATCATACACTCACACCACAATCTTAACCCCCTCATTTctctttgtttttcttttatctttcttcttcttcttcacaagtCCAATAtattcatctctctctctctctctctctctctctctctctctgtgtttGTCTTTCTCTCTCAATTCTCATTTTTACATGGTTTTCAGGAGCAACCCGCTAGACCTAAACAACTTACCAGAGGATAATATCGCCAGAGATCAAGACAAACAACCCCTTGATGACTCCTCTCCTTCTGCTG gAAGCTACAGAAAAAAGAAAAACGGCGCAAAGGATGAAAGTAGGAAGGTCTACGAGTGTAGGTTTTGCTCCCTTAAGTTCTGCAAATCTCAAGCCCTTGGGGGACACATGAACCGCCATCGCCAAG AGAGGGAGACTGAGACGCTAAATAGGGCTCGTCAATTGGTTTTTGGTAACGATAATCTCTACCAACGTGG TAGCCAATCAACGGTGCATGGAGGCTATCATCATCAAGGATCAAGTTGCAACATGGGGAGTGCTCATTACCCTACTAGACTCTTTTCCGGTGCTTCCACCGCCGTGCTACCACCAGTGCCACCGCAGCAACATTTGTACACATCACCACCGTCACGCCTCAGTAACTACTCATCACAACATTCTAAGTCGCAGTCAGGAAATAAAGACTATTTTCTTGGCCATGTTTGCTCCAACAACCCACAATTCATCTTCCAGAATTTGAGCTACATCGCTACACCACCCCCCgatggtactaataattacacaTGCATTGGTGCACCTGTTGGAGAAGCATTCACCATCACCGGAGGAAGTGGTGGTGGAGACATGTCAGCGTCTCCGATCAATA
- the LOC111904583 gene encoding zinc finger protein JAGGED isoform X2, which produces MSNPLDLNNLPEDNIARDQDKQPLDDSSPSAGSYRKKKNGAKDESRKVYECRFCSLKFCKSQALGGHMNRHRQERETETLNRARQLVFGNDNLYQRGSQSTVHGGYHHQGSSCNMGSAHYPTRLFSGASTAVLPPVPPQQHLYTSPPSRLSNYSSQHSKSQSGNKDYFLGHVCSNNPQFIFQNLSYIATPPPDGTNNYTCIGAPVGEAFTITGGSGGGDMSASPINRYHKDGF; this is translated from the exons AT GAGCAACCCGCTAGACCTAAACAACTTACCAGAGGATAATATCGCCAGAGATCAAGACAAACAACCCCTTGATGACTCCTCTCCTTCTGCTG gAAGCTACAGAAAAAAGAAAAACGGCGCAAAGGATGAAAGTAGGAAGGTCTACGAGTGTAGGTTTTGCTCCCTTAAGTTCTGCAAATCTCAAGCCCTTGGGGGACACATGAACCGCCATCGCCAAG AGAGGGAGACTGAGACGCTAAATAGGGCTCGTCAATTGGTTTTTGGTAACGATAATCTCTACCAACGTGG TAGCCAATCAACGGTGCATGGAGGCTATCATCATCAAGGATCAAGTTGCAACATGGGGAGTGCTCATTACCCTACTAGACTCTTTTCCGGTGCTTCCACCGCCGTGCTACCACCAGTGCCACCGCAGCAACATTTGTACACATCACCACCGTCACGCCTCAGTAACTACTCATCACAACATTCTAAGTCGCAGTCAGGAAATAAAGACTATTTTCTTGGCCATGTTTGCTCCAACAACCCACAATTCATCTTCCAGAATTTGAGCTACATCGCTACACCACCCCCCgatggtactaataattacacaTGCATTGGTGCACCTGTTGGAGAAGCATTCACCATCACCGGAGGAAGTGGTGGTGGAGACATGTCAGCGTCTCCGATCAATA